One region of Labrus mixtus chromosome 1, fLabMix1.1, whole genome shotgun sequence genomic DNA includes:
- the foxf1 gene encoding forkhead box protein F1 has translation MTAEVQQPPAQPAQSSPMSAPEKPHGQTAVMETASSTTKTKKTNAGIRRPEKPPYSYIALIVMAIQSSPTKRLTLSEIYQFLQSRFPFFRGSYQGWKNSVRHNLSLNECFIKLPKGLGRPGKGHYWTIDPASEFMFEEGSFRRRPRGFRRKCQALKPMYSMMNGLGFNHIPESYNFQGSGGGLSCPPNSLSLDSGIGMMNGHLAGNMDGMGLSGHTMSHLSTNGGHSYMGSCTGSTGSDYPHHDNSGSPLLTSGGVMEPHSVYSSSASAWAPAPSASLNNGASYIKQQPLSPCNPGANPLQPSLPTHSLEQPYLHQNGHSTTDLQGIPRYHSQSPSMCDRKEFVFSFNAMTSSAMHTPSSSSYYHHQQVSYQDIKPCVM, from the exons ATGACGGCAGAGGTCCAGCAGCCCCCCGCGCAGCCTGCCCAGAGCAGCCCGATGTCTGCTCCGGAAAAGCCGCACGGACAGACTGCGGTAATGGAAACCGCCTCCTCCACTACGAAAACTAAAAAGACAAACGCGGGGATCCGCAGACCAGAGAAACCTCCGTATTCATACATCGCTTTAATAGTTATGGCTATCCAGAGCTCTCCAACCAAGCGCCTGACGCTCAGTGAAATCTACCAGTTCCTCCAGAGCCGCTTCCCGTTTTTCAGGGGCTCATACCAGGGATGGAAGAACTCCGTGCGTCACAACTTGTCCCTCAACGAGTGCTTCATTAAGCTGCCTAAGGGCCTCGGCCGGCCAGGAAAGGGCCACTACTGGACTATCGACCCGGCTAGTGAGTTCATGTTCGAGGAGGGCTCTTTCAGAAGGAGGCCCCGGGGTTTCAGGCGCAAGTGTCAGGCGCTAAAACCTATGTACAGCATGATGAACGGCCTGGGATTCAACCACATTCCCGAGTCCTATAACTTCCAGGGGAGCGGCGGGGGTCTGTCCTGTCCTCCCAACAGCCTGTCTCTGGACAGTGGGATCGGGATGATGAACGGACACTTGGCTGGTAATATGGACGGGATGGGTCTGTCCGGACACACCATGTCTCACTTATCGACCAACGGAGGACATTCCTACATGGGAAGTTGTACAGGCTCCACAGGGAGTGATTATCCCCACCACGACAATTCTGGCTCCCCTCTGCTCACCAGCGGAGGGGTCATGGAGCCTCATTCCGTCTACTCGAGCTCTGCCTCTGCATGGGCTCCCGCGCCTTCGGCCTCGCTAAATAACGGGGCCTCCTATATAAAACAGCAGCCTCTGTCTCCTTGTAATCCAGGGGCCAACCCGCTGCAGCCGAGTCTGCCTACACATTCACTGGAGCAACCTTACCTGCACCAGAACGGGCACAGCACCACAGATTTACAAG GTATTCCTCGGTACCATTCCCAGTCCCCCAGCATGTGTGACCGGAAGGAGTTCGTCTTCTCGTTTAATGCCATGACATCCTCAGCGATGCACACACCGAGCAGCAGCTCTTACTACCACCACCAGCAGGTCTCCTACCAGGACATCAAGCCCTGCGTCATGTGA
- the mthfsd gene encoding methenyltetrahydrofolate synthase domain-containing protein isoform X1, with amino-acid sequence MEPAIQIKPGATKWDIRQKVWDYIEENNLANFPRPVHNRIPNFKGAFTACNKVSELQVFTKTSEVKVDPDKTLEGVRMAVLQAQKTLLVPTPRLRTGLFNKITPPQGATKEQLRICSSAQGVKDFSVPVGLDAKVKVDLVVVGSVAVSENGIRIGKGEGFADLEYGMMVSMGAVNEFTVVVTVVHDCQVVEIPDELRESHDLTVDYILTPTRVIKTNCQFPKPLGIIWTKLNTEKLLKIPILKKLIALEEKAGKDVTLGALPASPEPGPRTIRPTRQTRQRPRQDAEGDFRQERAVDSEQKARQRPARVRKESRGDAGKEGETNERRRGKSGGNFREKVSEEGGSEALSQRKLPVSVTTVYLGGIPAGLRVSELKTALREREATPLRLTWQGAQHRAFLDYTDPQAAEQALEALQGLSLNGSSLQAELAKSQRGGKRSGQDRNRRPRPTAPKSQPAQPDSESAVDVVTEP; translated from the exons ATGGAGcctgctatacaaataaaacccG GGGCGACTAAATGGGACATTCGTCAGAAAGTCTGGGACTACATTGAAGAAAATAATCTGGCCAACTTCCCAAGGCCTGTTCACAACAGAATCCCAAATTTCAAG GGTGCTTTCACAGCCTGCAACAAGGTGTCTGAGCTGCAGGTGTTCACCAAGACAAGTGAGGTGAAGGTGGATCCTGATAAAACTCTGGAAGGTGTCCGGATGGCAGTGCTACAG GCACAGAAGACTCTGTTGGTCCCAACTCCTCGTCTTCGTACTGGTCTCTTCAATAAGATCACTCCTCCTCAGGGGGCCACCAAAGAACAGCTACGCATATGTTCTTCTGCTCAG GGTGTGAAGGACTTTAGTGTGCCTGTTGGCTTGGATGCAAAGGTGAAGGTGGACTTGGTGGTGGTTGGCTCTGTAGCAGTGTCAGAGAACG GAATTCGGATTGGAAAAGGAGAGGGTTTTGCTGACTTGGAGTACGGCATGATGGTCTCAATGGGAGCTGTGAATGAGTTTACCGTCGTGGTCACTGTTGTCCATGACTGTCAG GTGGTGGAAATTCCAGATGAGTTAAGAGAAAGTCACGACCTGACTGTGGACTACATCCTCACACCCACCAGAGTGATTAAAACCAACTGCCAGTTCCCCAAGCCACTGGGAATCATCTGGACTAAG TTGAACACAGAAAAGCTGCTGAAGATCCCCATCCTAAAGAAGCTTATTGCTCTTGAGGAAAAGGCCGGAAAGGATGTTACACTGGGAGCCCTGCCTGCTTCACCAGAGCCAGGTCCGCGCACGATTAGACCCACAAGACAAACTAGACAGAGGCCAAGACAGGATGCTGAGGGAGATTTCAGGCAGGAGAGAGCAGTGGACTCAGAACAGAAAGCCAGACAGCGTCCAGCTCGAGTGAGGAAAGAAAGCAGAGGAGATGCAGGTAAAGAGGGTGAAACCAATGAGAGAAGGAGGGGTAAAAGTGGGGGGAACTTTAGGGAGAAGGTCTCAGAGGAGGGTGGAAGTGAAGCTTTATCTCAACGTAAGCTTCCTGTGAGTGTGACCACAGTTTACCTCGGGGGAATCCCTGCTGGGCTGCGTGTCAGTGAGCTGAAAACGGCcctcagagagagggaggcaacACCACTGAGGCTCACCTGGCAGGGAGCTCAGCACAGGGCCTTCCTAGACTACACTGACCCCCAGGCTGCTGAGCAGGCCCTAGAGGCTCTGCAGGGTCTCAGTCTGAACGGCAGCagtctgcaggctgagctgGCTAAGAGCCAGCGGGGAGGCAAGAGGTCCGGACAGGACAGGAACCGGAGACCAAGACCAACAGCTCCGAAATCCCAACCAGCACAGCCGGATAGTGAGAGTGCCGTCGATGTGGTGACTGAGCCATAA
- the mthfsd gene encoding methenyltetrahydrofolate synthase domain-containing protein isoform X2 — protein MYLFYHALTDQGATQACNKLPDLQEFKSSQTVKVNPDRPQLQARFVTLEAQKTLLVPTPRLRTGLFNKITPPQGATKEQLRICSSAQGVKDFSVPVGLDAKVKVDLVVVGSVAVSENGIRIGKGEGFADLEYGMMVSMGAVNEFTVVVTVVHDCQVVEIPDELRESHDLTVDYILTPTRVIKTNCQFPKPLGIIWTKLNTEKLLKIPILKKLIALEEKAGKDVTLGALPASPEPGPRTIRPTRQTRQRPRQDAEGDFRQERAVDSEQKARQRPARVRKESRGDAGKEGETNERRRGKSGGNFREKVSEEGGSEALSQRKLPVSVTTVYLGGIPAGLRVSELKTALREREATPLRLTWQGAQHRAFLDYTDPQAAEQALEALQGLSLNGSSLQAELAKSQRGGKRSGQDRNRRPRPTAPKSQPAQPDSESAVDVVTEP, from the exons ATGTATCTCTTTTACCATGCGCTAACTGACCAGGGTGCAACTCAAGCATGCAACAAGCTTCCAGACCTGCAGGAGTTCAAGTCCAGCCAGACAGTCAAAGTTAACCCAGACAGACCGCAGCTGCAGGCACGCTTTGTTACTCTGGAA GCACAGAAGACTCTGTTGGTCCCAACTCCTCGTCTTCGTACTGGTCTCTTCAATAAGATCACTCCTCCTCAGGGGGCCACCAAAGAACAGCTACGCATATGTTCTTCTGCTCAG GGTGTGAAGGACTTTAGTGTGCCTGTTGGCTTGGATGCAAAGGTGAAGGTGGACTTGGTGGTGGTTGGCTCTGTAGCAGTGTCAGAGAACG GAATTCGGATTGGAAAAGGAGAGGGTTTTGCTGACTTGGAGTACGGCATGATGGTCTCAATGGGAGCTGTGAATGAGTTTACCGTCGTGGTCACTGTTGTCCATGACTGTCAG GTGGTGGAAATTCCAGATGAGTTAAGAGAAAGTCACGACCTGACTGTGGACTACATCCTCACACCCACCAGAGTGATTAAAACCAACTGCCAGTTCCCCAAGCCACTGGGAATCATCTGGACTAAG TTGAACACAGAAAAGCTGCTGAAGATCCCCATCCTAAAGAAGCTTATTGCTCTTGAGGAAAAGGCCGGAAAGGATGTTACACTGGGAGCCCTGCCTGCTTCACCAGAGCCAGGTCCGCGCACGATTAGACCCACAAGACAAACTAGACAGAGGCCAAGACAGGATGCTGAGGGAGATTTCAGGCAGGAGAGAGCAGTGGACTCAGAACAGAAAGCCAGACAGCGTCCAGCTCGAGTGAGGAAAGAAAGCAGAGGAGATGCAGGTAAAGAGGGTGAAACCAATGAGAGAAGGAGGGGTAAAAGTGGGGGGAACTTTAGGGAGAAGGTCTCAGAGGAGGGTGGAAGTGAAGCTTTATCTCAACGTAAGCTTCCTGTGAGTGTGACCACAGTTTACCTCGGGGGAATCCCTGCTGGGCTGCGTGTCAGTGAGCTGAAAACGGCcctcagagagagggaggcaacACCACTGAGGCTCACCTGGCAGGGAGCTCAGCACAGGGCCTTCCTAGACTACACTGACCCCCAGGCTGCTGAGCAGGCCCTAGAGGCTCTGCAGGGTCTCAGTCTGAACGGCAGCagtctgcaggctgagctgGCTAAGAGCCAGCGGGGAGGCAAGAGGTCCGGACAGGACAGGAACCGGAGACCAAGACCAACAGCTCCGAAATCCCAACCAGCACAGCCGGATAGTGAGAGTGCCGTCGATGTGGTGACTGAGCCATAA